The Spirochaetaceae bacterium genome window below encodes:
- a CDS encoding four-carbon acid sugar kinase family protein, whose translation MKLVYLGDDVTGTVSVAEAFCESGVRSVVFLQPPTAEDLTARFSGVVAAGVASGTRSMPPDALRHEVRRIARSLAELGPELFLYKVCSTFDSSPDTGSIGAALEELASLFPSRVVPVYPAAPRFGRYTLFGNHFAALWDEVLRLDRHPSLAQHPSTPMQEADLRRHLAAQTGLRQRLADVRTVAAGPDQLTAAYVGGGADGDLVVTDSLTAQHVDTVGEAVWRLVESEQTRLVCASQELVLGLVAAWRRRGFSLRQRLPDPPVPAPRALLAVSGSGALQTEHQIQRAVDGGFREIALQTPGLAATTWNAEVARVTRQAGALLASGTSVVVHTARGPNDPRIPATRAAAGGSATRRLGETAARLIRDLVAGGQAPRLALLGGDFSGAVLRALQATALEIAHTFATSAPVTYLHSNDRELDGLQVGLKGGQAGSPDWLLDVARQPIASARRRIPAWDHAPADPSRRSTE comes from the coding sequence GTGAAACTCGTCTACCTGGGCGACGACGTCACCGGGACCGTCTCCGTCGCGGAGGCGTTCTGCGAGTCCGGAGTGCGCAGCGTCGTGTTCCTGCAACCCCCGACCGCGGAGGATCTCACCGCGCGATTCTCCGGCGTCGTCGCCGCAGGAGTAGCCAGTGGCACCCGGAGCATGCCGCCTGACGCCCTCCGCCATGAAGTGCGCCGCATTGCGCGCAGCCTGGCGGAGCTCGGTCCGGAGTTGTTCCTCTACAAGGTCTGTTCCACCTTCGACTCGTCGCCGGACACCGGCAGCATCGGTGCAGCCCTGGAGGAGTTGGCGTCCCTGTTTCCGTCGCGGGTGGTGCCGGTGTACCCGGCGGCGCCGCGCTTTGGCCGCTACACCCTGTTCGGCAACCACTTCGCGGCGCTCTGGGATGAGGTGCTGCGGCTCGACCGCCACCCGTCGCTGGCCCAGCATCCGTCAACTCCCATGCAGGAGGCCGACCTGCGGCGCCATCTTGCCGCGCAGACCGGCCTGCGCCAGCGCCTGGCTGACGTACGCACGGTTGCGGCGGGCCCCGACCAACTCACCGCCGCCTACGTGGGCGGTGGCGCGGACGGCGACCTCGTTGTCACCGATTCCCTGACGGCGCAACACGTCGACACGGTCGGCGAGGCGGTGTGGCGGTTGGTCGAGTCGGAGCAGACCAGGCTGGTGTGCGCCTCGCAGGAGCTGGTGCTCGGTCTGGTTGCGGCGTGGCGGCGGCGCGGATTCTCGCTGCGCCAGCGCCTCCCGGACCCGCCGGTGCCGGCGCCGCGAGCGCTGCTTGCCGTGTCCGGCAGCGGCGCACTGCAGACGGAACACCAGATCCAGCGTGCCGTGGATGGGGGTTTTCGCGAGATCGCGCTGCAGACGCCCGGGCTGGCCGCGACCACCTGGAACGCTGAAGTGGCGCGGGTGACCCGGCAAGCCGGAGCCCTGCTGGCGTCAGGGACCTCCGTGGTCGTGCACACCGCACGGGGACCGAATGACCCGCGCATCCCGGCGACCCGCGCCGCCGCCGGGGGCAGCGCGACGCGGCGCCTGGGAGAAACCGCGGCGCGCCTCATCCGCGACCTGGTGGCCGGCGGTCAGGCCCCCCGCCTCGCCTTGCTCGGCGGCGACTTCTCCGGCGCAGTGCTGCGGGCGCTGCAGGCCACGGCGCTGGAGATCGCGCATACGTTCGCAACGTCGGCGCCGGTTACCTATCTGCATAGCAATGACCGTGAGCTGGACGGCTTGCAGGTGGGCCTCAAGGGCGGCCAGGCGGGGAGTCCGGACTGGCTGCTGGACGTTGCCCGCCAACCGATAGCCTCCGCGCGCCGGCGCATCCCGGCCTGGGATCACGCGCCGGCAGATCCGTCCAGGCGCAGCACGGAGTAG
- a CDS encoding transporter substrate-binding domain-containing protein: MNTAKVFAVALTATVLAAMYAAAQEDATRPAGYGHRLEIVRDRGKILCADNTELAAWSWIDEDGKNRGFGPDYCRAYAAAVFGDATDDNWEIVNITFAERPTVMQSGEIDVMTIANTWTAHREVHWGNFVDIVHYAGLGVISTKDSGIVANDWQSLDGMTGCTGAGTNYVQMAADMEAEYGVQFELALYEIGGVRDAYDAGRCDFVLTGSDGTGSFVRQLTRSTPDDHNIWTSVFGKDPWAMLVPHGDDQWFDLIRMVGWILVNAEELGVTQDNVEEMYANSASVKVQRLLGAEGTWGQDRLQIADDVAVNIIKEVGNYGEIIDRYYSVEAEEKGWGFYRERGPDNLYLRGGLIYVPENT, translated from the coding sequence TTGAACACAGCGAAAGTGTTTGCCGTCGCGCTGACCGCGACGGTGCTGGCCGCCATGTACGCGGCCGCGCAAGAGGACGCCACGCGTCCCGCCGGCTACGGCCACCGCCTGGAGATCGTCCGCGACCGCGGCAAGATACTGTGCGCCGACAACACCGAGTTGGCGGCCTGGAGCTGGATCGACGAGGACGGCAAGAACCGCGGCTTCGGGCCCGACTACTGCCGCGCCTACGCGGCGGCGGTGTTCGGCGACGCCACCGACGACAACTGGGAGATCGTCAACATCACGTTCGCCGAGCGACCCACGGTGATGCAGTCGGGCGAGATCGACGTGATGACCATCGCCAACACCTGGACCGCGCATCGCGAAGTGCACTGGGGCAACTTCGTCGACATCGTGCATTACGCCGGCCTGGGCGTGATCAGCACCAAGGACAGCGGCATCGTCGCCAACGACTGGCAGAGCCTGGACGGTATGACCGGCTGCACCGGCGCCGGCACCAACTACGTGCAGATGGCGGCCGACATGGAGGCGGAGTACGGCGTGCAGTTCGAGCTGGCACTGTACGAGATCGGCGGCGTGCGCGACGCCTACGACGCCGGGCGCTGCGATTTCGTGCTCACCGGCAGCGACGGCACCGGCTCCTTCGTGCGCCAGTTGACCCGCTCCACCCCGGACGACCACAACATCTGGACCAGCGTGTTCGGCAAGGATCCGTGGGCGATGCTGGTGCCGCACGGCGACGACCAATGGTTCGACCTGATCCGCATGGTGGGTTGGATCCTGGTGAACGCCGAGGAACTGGGCGTGACCCAGGACAACGTCGAGGAGATGTACGCCAACTCCGCGAGCGTCAAGGTGCAGCGCCTGCTCGGCGCGGAGGGCACCTGGGGGCAGGACCGGCTGCAGATCGCCGACGACGTTGCCGTGAACATCATCAAGGAAGTGGGCAACTACGGCGAGATCATCGACCGCTACTACAGCGTCGAGGCGGAGGAGAAGGGTTGGGGATTCTACCGCGAGCGCGGACCCGACAACCTGTACCTGCGCGGCGGCCTGATCTACGTGCCGGAAAACACCTGA
- a CDS encoding semialdehyde dehydrogenase — MKIALLGAGGKMGCRIADNLLHDGTNEIAAVEVSAAGRANVQERGLEAVSPEQAVPGAGAVILAVPDRLIRTIARDAVPLMDPGSMLIALDPAAPYAGALPERPDVTYFCTHPCHPPLFGVETRPEARADWFGGTARQHIVCALAQGPETDYAAGERLARTIYAPVIDSFRVTVEQMAILEPTLVETFTATLISAMKEGLDTVVEMGVPRDAAEAFLFGHLRTEFGIIFGFSGFPFSDGAQLAVDKAGPRIFRDDWKQIFTLESLRRSVTEIVGD; from the coding sequence ATGAAGATTGCGTTGCTGGGAGCCGGCGGCAAGATGGGCTGCCGCATTGCTGACAACTTGCTGCATGACGGCACCAATGAGATCGCCGCGGTGGAGGTGTCGGCTGCGGGCCGCGCCAACGTTCAGGAGCGCGGACTGGAGGCCGTATCGCCTGAGCAGGCAGTCCCCGGCGCCGGGGCGGTGATCCTGGCGGTGCCCGACCGGCTGATTCGCACGATCGCGCGCGACGCGGTCCCGCTGATGGACCCTGGGTCGATGCTGATTGCGCTCGATCCGGCCGCTCCGTACGCCGGGGCGCTGCCTGAACGGCCGGACGTCACGTACTTCTGCACGCACCCCTGTCATCCGCCGCTGTTCGGCGTTGAGACCCGGCCGGAAGCCCGCGCCGACTGGTTTGGCGGTACGGCTCGCCAGCATATCGTGTGTGCCCTGGCACAGGGTCCGGAGACCGACTATGCCGCCGGTGAGCGGCTGGCGCGCACTATCTATGCCCCGGTAATCGACAGCTTCCGGGTCACGGTGGAGCAGATGGCGATCCTGGAACCGACCCTGGTCGAGACCTTCACCGCCACGCTGATCAGCGCGATGAAAGAGGGGCTGGACACGGTGGTGGAGATGGGTGTGCCGCGCGACGCGGCGGAGGCGTTCCTGTTTGGCCACCTGCGCACCGAGTTCGGCATCATCTTCGGGTTCTCCGGGTTCCCGTTCTCTGACGGCGCCCAGCTCGCCGTGGATAAGGCGGGTCCGCGCATCTTCCGCGACGACTGGAAGCAGATCTTCACGCTGGAGTCGCTGCGCCGCAGCGTGACCGAGATTGTGGGTGACTGA
- a CDS encoding RuBisCO large subunit C-terminal-like domain-containing protein yields MTDAVTEAAPPDATLATYRIETPLALDRALGMLAGEGSTGTFVPVLGETDALKARFASRIVAVRELPPSAAASLSSRKDPGAGATYRRVEVDVSVPLEATGTQLTAILAAVAGNVFELGEVTGMRLTDLRLPHAVLAAHPGPAHSVTGTRRLSGVADGPIIGTIIKPSIGLTPEQTAQRAGELAAAGVDFIKDDELLAGPAYSPLQQRVQAVMPVLRQAADRAGRQVMYAFNITADTLDEMLRNHDLVHAAGGTCVMVSVHQVGVTGVRTLRERCRLPIHGHRNGWAQLTRAPALGLEFRVMQQVWRLAGIDHLHVNGIGNKFWESDESVVASLRSCLRPLRNESDRAMPVISSGQWGGQAPATLRRGGTQDLMYLAGGGIQGHPGGIAAGVCAVRAAWQAARDGIDLADAARDVPELAAALDAFGATRRPQ; encoded by the coding sequence GTGACTGATGCGGTGACCGAGGCAGCGCCGCCCGATGCGACGCTGGCGACGTACCGGATCGAGACCCCGCTGGCGCTGGACAGAGCCCTGGGCATGCTCGCCGGCGAAGGATCCACGGGGACCTTCGTCCCGGTCCTCGGTGAGACCGACGCGCTGAAAGCCCGGTTCGCCAGCCGCATCGTGGCGGTGCGCGAGCTGCCGCCGTCCGCTGCGGCGTCCCTGTCAAGTCGCAAGGACCCGGGTGCCGGTGCGACCTATCGGCGCGTGGAGGTCGACGTCAGTGTCCCGCTGGAGGCGACGGGAACGCAGCTCACCGCGATTCTGGCCGCGGTGGCCGGCAACGTGTTCGAACTCGGCGAGGTGACCGGCATGCGCCTGACCGACCTGCGCCTCCCCCACGCCGTGCTCGCAGCGCACCCGGGGCCGGCACACAGCGTCACCGGTACCCGTCGATTGAGCGGAGTCGCGGACGGGCCGATCATCGGCACCATCATCAAACCCAGCATCGGGCTCACCCCGGAGCAGACCGCGCAACGCGCCGGCGAGCTGGCCGCGGCCGGCGTGGACTTCATCAAGGATGACGAGCTGCTGGCCGGTCCCGCGTACTCGCCGCTGCAGCAGCGGGTGCAGGCGGTCATGCCGGTGCTGCGGCAGGCGGCAGACCGCGCCGGCAGACAGGTCATGTATGCGTTCAACATCACCGCGGACACGCTGGATGAGATGCTGCGCAACCATGACCTGGTACACGCCGCAGGCGGGACCTGTGTGATGGTCAGCGTGCACCAGGTCGGAGTGACCGGCGTGCGCACGCTCCGTGAGCGGTGCCGGCTGCCGATCCACGGGCATCGCAACGGCTGGGCGCAACTGACTCGCGCGCCCGCGCTGGGGCTGGAGTTCCGGGTCATGCAGCAGGTGTGGCGCTTGGCCGGCATCGACCACCTGCACGTCAACGGCATCGGCAACAAGTTCTGGGAAAGCGACGAGTCGGTGGTGGCGTCGCTGCGGTCCTGTCTGCGGCCGCTGCGTAATGAGTCCGACCGCGCCATGCCGGTGATCTCATCAGGTCAGTGGGGCGGACAGGCGCCGGCCACGCTGCGCAGGGGCGGGACACAGGACCTGATGTACCTGGCCGGAGGCGGAATCCAGGGTCACCCCGGCGGTATCGCGGCAGGCGTGTGCGCCGTGCGTGCGGCGTGGCAGGCGGCCCGCGACGGAATCGACCTGGCGGACGCCGCCCGCGACGTCCCGGAGCTGGCAGCGGCACTCGACGCATTCGGGGCCACGCGGCGACCGCAGTGA